DNA from Rhizobacter sp. J219:
CGCGTCATCGGCGGGCTGGGCATGACCGAGACCGCCCCCTCGTGCACCTTCGTGCTCGGCACCGATGCCCGTGCCGGCTTCATCGGCCTGCCGTGCCCCGGCGTCGACGTGAAGCTCGTCCCGCTGGGCGACAAGACCGAGGTGCGCTTCCGCGGCCCCAACGTCATGCCGGGCTACTGGCGCGACGAGGACAACACCGCCCGCGCCTTCGACGACGAAAGCTTCTACTGCACCGGCGATGCGGTGACCTGGGTCGATGCGAACGACCACAACAAGGGCCTGATGTTCGACGGTCGCATCGCCGAAGACTTCAAGCTCTCCACCGCCACCTTCGTGAGCGTGGGACCGCTCAAGGCCGCGGTGGTGTCGCAGGGTGCCCCGCTGGTGCAGGACGTGGTCATCACCGGCCTCAACCGCGACGAGGTGGGCGCGCTCGTCTTCCCGCGCATGGAAGAGTGCCGCCACCTCGCCGGCCTGCCCGATGAGGCGTCGACGGAAGAGGTGCTCACGCACCCCAAGGTCGTCGACTTCTTCCAGGCACTCGCCAACAAGCTCTGGGCCCGCGGCACCGGCAGCGCCAACCGCATCGCACGCCTGCACGTGCTGCGCGAACCGCCTTCCATCGACCGCGGCGAGATCACCGACAAGGGTTCGATCAACCAGCGCAATGTGCTGACGCACCGGGCGGCGGTGGTCGATGCGCTCTACGACGGCAGCGTGGCGGGCCTGATCCTGCCGCGCACCTGAACCACTTTCAAGGAACACACCATGGCCAGCAAAGGCTTCTTCGGCGGCTTCGACGACATCTGGATGATCGACGGCGTGCGCACGCCGATGGTTGACTACTGCGGCGAGCTCGGCGCGGTGAGCGCCACCGACCTCGGCATCAAGGTCGCCCGCGAGGTGCTCGCCCGCACCGGCGTGCCGGCTGCCGACATCGGCTCGGTGATCGCCGGCAACATGGCGCCGAGCGACTTCTTCCAGTTCATGTACCCGCGTCTCGTGGGTCTCTACGCCGGGGTGCCGGTGGAAGTGCCCGCGATCATGGTGCAGCGCATCTGCGGCACCGGCTTCGAACTCTTCCGCCAGGCTGGCGAGCAGATCAGCAACGGCTACTGCGATGCGGCGCTGGTCGTCGGCGCGGAGTCAATGACGCGCAACCCGATCGCCGCCTTCACCCACCGCACCGGTTTCAAGCTCGGCGCGCCGGTGGAGTTCAAGGACTTCATGTGGGAAGCGCTGATCGACCCGGCGCCGAACATCACCATGATCCAGACAGCCGAGAACCTGGCCAAGAAGTACGGCATCACGCGCGCCGAGGTCGATGCGTATGCCTCGCGCTCGTTCGCCCGCGCGGTCGCCGCGCAGGAAGAAGGCTTCTTCGCCGGTGAGATCTGCGCCGTCACGCCCGAGACCTTCAAGCTCGACGGCTATGCCGACCGCCACATCGAGCTGCCGCGCAAGGTCGAGAAGCTCGACCGCGACACCCACGTGCGCCCCTCGCCGCTGGAAGTGCTGGCCAAGCTGCGCACGGTGTACCCGGGCGGCGTGCAGACCGGCGGCAACAGCTCGGCGCTGGTCGATGCGGGTGCGGCGGCCGTGGTCGCGAGCGGCACCTACGTCAAAGCCCACAAGCACAAGCCTCTCGCACGCGTGCTCGCCGCCGCTGCGGTCGGCGTGCCGCCCGAGATCATGGGCATCGGCCCGGCCCCCGCGATCCGCCTGCTGCTGGAGCGCACCGGTCTCAAGCTCGACGACATCGGCCGCTTCGAGATCAACGAAGCGCAAGGCGCGCAGACCCTCGCCGTCGCCAAGGAACTCGGCCTCGACCAGGACCGGCTCAACGTGCACGGCGGCGCCATCGCGCTCGGCCACCCGCTCGCCGCCACCGGCGTGCGGCTCACGATCACCGTGGCCCGTGCGCTGCGCAAGAGCGGCCTGCGCTACGGCATCTCGTCGGCCTGCGTGGGCGGTGGACAAGGCATCGCGCTGCTGCTTGAAAACCCTGACGCCGCGTGATCGGCCCATACGTTCAACTCACACACCCATCATGAAGATCCAAGGACAAGCAGCCCTCGTCACCGGCGGAGCCTCGGGCCTCGGTGCGGCCACCGCGCGTGAGCTCGCGCGCCGCGGCGCCAAGGTCGCGATCCTCGACCTCAACACCGCGCTCGGCGAGAAGGTTGCAGCCGAGATCGGCGGCATCGCGCTCAAGTGCGACATCACCGACACCTATTCCGTCACCGCTGCGCTCGACGCCGCCGAGAAGGCCCACGGCCCGGCGCGCATCGTGATGAACATCGCCGGCATCGGCACCGCCAAGCGGGTGGTGCAGAAGGATGGTTCCCCCGCGCCGCTGGAAGACTTCGAACGCGTGATCCGCGTCAACCTGATCGGCACCTACAACGTGATCCGCCTCGCGGCCGCGCGCATCGTGGCGCTTGAAGCTTTGGAAGATGGCGAGCGCGGTGTGTTCGTCAACACCGCCTCGGCCGCGGCCTTCGACGGCCAGGTCGGGCAAGAGGCCTACTCGGCGTCGAAGGGCGGCCTCGCCGCGATGACGCTTCCACTCGCCCGCGACCTCGCGCAGTTCGGCGTGCGCGCCTGCACCATCGCCCCGGGTCTCTTCCTCACCCCGTTGCTGGCCGAGCTGCCGCAAGCGGTGCAGGAGTCGCTCGCGGCCAGCATCCCCTTCCCCAAGCGCCTGGGCAAGCCCGAAGAGTTCGGCCACCTCGCGGCCAGCATCGTCGAGAACCTGTCGCTCAACGGCGAGGTGATCCGCCTCGACGGGGCACTGCGCATGGCCGCCCGCTGATCCCCTTCGAGACATGCCCCGCACCACCACCTACAGCGTGACCGTGCAGTTCGGCGACTGCGATCCCGGGGGCATCGTGTTCTTCCCGAACTTCTGCCGATGGATGGACGCGGCCTCGCTGACCTTCTTCATGCAATGCGGCGTGAAGCCGTGGCGTACCCTGGAAAACGAGCGCGGCATCGTGGGAACGCCGCTGCTGGAGATCCACACCAAGTTCCACAAGACCGCGACCTACGGCGACACGCTCACCGTGCACACGCACATCGACGATTGGCGCCGCGTGGCCTTCACCCAGGTGCACCGCGTGACGCGTGGCGACGAGCTGATCTGCGAAGGCCGCGAGGTGCGCGCCTTCGTGACACGCGACCCGCACGACCGCGAGCGCCTGCGTGCGATCCCCGTCCCCGAAGACATCCAAGCCCTGTGCAGTTGAGCCGTTGACCCGCGTTCCTTCAAGCCCACTTTCATCACTGGAGACAAGACACATGAAAGCCTTCCGACCTCTCGCCCTGGCCCTGGCCACCCTGTTCGCCGCGGGTGCGGCCCAGGCCGACATCACCATCGGCGTGGTGCTCCCCCTCACCGGGCCGGGCAACGGCCTGGGCATTCCCGTCAACAACTACGTGAAGCTGTGGCCGACGAGCATCGCCGGCGAGAAGCTCAACGTCATCGTGCTCGACGACGCGAGCGACCCCACCAAGGGCGTGCAGAACGCCAAGAAGCTCGTCACCGAAGACAAGGTCGACCTGCTGGTGGGCTCGGCCGTGACGCCGGTCGCCATCGCGATGGCCGGTGTGGCCGCCGAAGCGCAGACGGTGCAGCTGATGATGTCGCCTGCCAACCTGCCGGCTGGCCGCGACACCTGGTCGTTCCGCCTGCCGCAGAGCAACGCCGTGATGGCCCATGCGCTCATCGAGCACATGAAGAAGAAGGGCATCAAGCAGATCGGCTTCCTCGGCTACACCGATGCCTACGGTGAAGGCTGGCTCAACGACTTCAAGGCTGAGTCGGCCAAGCTGGGCGGCCCGCAGATCGTGGCGGTGGAGCGCTTCGCGCGCCCCGACACCAGCGTGACCGCGCAGGCGCTCAAGCTGGTCGCGGCCAACCCGCCGGCGATCCTCGTCGTCGCCTCGGGCAGCGGTGCCGCCATGCCGCACAAGGGCCTGATCGAGCGTGGCTACAAGGGCACGATCTACCAGACCCACGCCGCGGCCTCGCGCGACCTGATGCGCATCGGCGGCAAGGACGTCGAAGGCTCCTTCGTCGTCTCGGGCCCGGCGGTCGCACCCGAGCAACTGCCCGATTCGCACCCGTCGAAGAAGCTCGCGCTCGACTTTGTTCAGAAGTACGAGAAGGCCTATGGCGCCGGCAGCCGCAACCAGTTCGGCGCGCACGGCTATGACGCCGTCATCGTGCTCGAGAAGGTGGTGCCGGTCGCGCTCAAGGCCGGCAAGCCGGGCACGCAGGCCTTCCGCACCGCGCTGCGCGATGCCATCGAGAACATGGGCCGCACGGTGCTGTCGCAAGGTGTGGTGACCTACTCGAAGGACAACCACTGGGGCTTCACGACGGAAACCGGCGTGATCCTCAAGGTGGTCAAGGGCGAGTGGGACGTTGAGAACTGAGCCCCCCAGTCGCTAACGCTCCTGCCCCCAGGGGGCGCCACCCGAGGGGCCCGGCAAAGCCGGTTCCCCCGGGCGTTGCTTGATCTTGGCCTTGCTTCGCTCGGCCATTTTTTGGTGTCGATCGAATCATGGACTTCTCTATCGCCAGCATCTTGACGCTGGATGGCGTCACCAACGGTGCCATCTATGCGCTGCTGGCCCTGGCCACCGTGCTGGTGTTTGCCATCACCCGGGTCATCTTCATTGCGCAGGGCGAGTTCGTCGCCTACGGCGCGATCACGCTGGCGATGCTGCAGAACGGCAACCCGGTGGGCAGCTTCTGGCAGCGGCACGGTGACTTGCCGGGCACGGTGTGGCTGCTGCTGGTGGTGGCGCTGATCGCGGTGGTGGTGGATGGCGTGCGCGGCAGCCGCCGCGGCCTGTCGTCGAGCCAGTTGCTGGTCGATGCGGCCAAGACGCTGGCGGTGCCGGTGCTGGTGTTTGCCGTGGCCTGGTTCGCCGGGCCTCGGGGCTGGCCGCTGTGGGCACAAAGCCTCTTCACGCTGGCCGTCGTCACCCCGCTCGGGCCGCTGGTGTATCGCCTGGCGTATGAGCCGGTCGCGGATGCGAGCGTGCTGGTGCTGCTCATCGTCTCGGTCGGCGTGCACTTCGCGCTCACGGGGCTCGGCCTTGTCTTCTTCGGCGCGGAAGGCTTCCGCAACCCGAGCTTCTGGGACGAGCGCTTCCAGATCGGCGCGATGACGGTGTCGGGCCAGGCCATCATCATCTTCATCGCGTCGATCGCGCTGATGGCCGCGCTCTTCGTTTTCTTCGAGCTGACGTTGCGCGGCAAGGCGCTGCGCGCGACGGCGGTGAACCGCCTCGGCGCGCGGCTGATGGGCATCTCGACCTCGGGTGCCGGCAAGCTGACGCTCGGCCTCGCCGCCTTCATGGGCGCGCTGTCGGGCTTGCTCATCGGGCCGACGACCACCGTCTTCTACGACTCCGGCTTCCTCATCGGCCTGAAAGGCTTCGTCGCCGCGATCTTCGGCGGCCTCGCGAGCTACCCGGCCGCCGTGCTGGGCGCGCTCTTCGTCGGCGTGCTGGAAAGCTTCGGCTCGTTCTGGGCGAGTGCCTTCAAGGAAGTGATCGTGTTCACCGTGATCATCCCGGTTCTGTTGTGGCGGTCGTTCCTGCACGGGCACGACGACGAAGAGTGATGACAGCCCCCCAGTCGCTTCGCTCCTGCCCCCAAGGGGCGCCGTTCCCCTTGGGGCGGCCCGGCGGGGAACCTCGGACAAAAACATGAACATCCGTCGCACCTCCCTCATCGTCTTCCTGCTGGCGCTGGCCGTGCTGCCGCTGCTGCCGGTGCCCGAGTTCTGGATCACCCAGGCCAACTACATCGGCCTCTATGCGCTCGTCGCGCTGGGCCTGGTGCTGCTGACCGGCGTGGCCGGCCTCACCTCCTTCGGCCAGGCGGCCTTTGTGGGCATGGGCGCGTACACCACCGCCTACCTCACCACCGCGCATGGCTTCTCGCCCTGGGTCACGGTGTGGATCGGCCTCGTGATCACCGCGGTGTTCGCCCTCGTGCTCGCCTGGGTCACGCTGCGCATGTCGGGCCATTACCTGCCGCTGGCCACCATCGCCTGGGGCCTGAGCCTGTACTACACGCTCGGCAACATCGACGCACTCGGCAAGTACGACGGCCTGCTCGGCCTGCCGGCGATCAACTTCTTCGGCACCGAGCTGAAGTCCGGCCGCAGCTTCTACTACCTGCTGTGGGTGATCGTGGTGCTGGCCTCGTTTGCCACGCTCCACTTGCTCGACTCGCGTATCGGCCGCGCGCTGCGCGCGGTGAAAGGCGGCACCACCATGGCCGAGGCGATGGGCGTCAACACCTTCCGCACCAAGGTGATGGCCTTCGTGATCGCGGCGCTCTTCGCGGCCGTGTCGGGCTGGCTCTTCGCGCACTTCCAGCGCACCGTGAACCCCTCGCCCTTCGGTCTGAACAAGGGCATCGAGTACCTCTTCATGGCGGTGCTCGGCGGCGTGGGCCATGTGTGGGGTGCCATCGTCGGTGCGGGCATCGTGAAGATCCTGGAAGAGCAGTTGCAGGTGTGGTTGCCCAAGCTCATGGGCAGCAGCGGCAACTACGAGGTGATCGTGTTCGGTATCGCGCTGGTGCTGGTGCTGCACTACGCCCGCGATGGCGTGTGGGCCTTCATCGAAGGCTGGCTGCCGCCGGTCAAGCGCAAGGTCGACTGGCACGACGCTGCGCCGCTCGTCGAGCAGACCAAGCCGCCGCAAGGTGAGCTGGTGCTCGACGTGAAGACCGTGCGCAAGCAGTTCGGTGGCCTGGTGGCGGTGAACGACGTGAGCTTTCAGGTCAAGGCCGGCGAGATCGTCGGCCTGATCGGGCCCAACGGGGCCGGCAAGTCGACGACCTTCAACCTCGTGACCGGGGTGCTGCCGGCGACGAGCGGTGAGGTGAGCTTCCGTGGCCAGCGCATCGACGGCATGGCGTCGCGCGACATCGCACGGCGTGGCCTGTCGCGCACCTTCCAGCACGTGAAGATGATTCCGACGATGACGGTGCTCGAGAACGTGGCGCTCGGCGCGCACCTGCGCGGCTCGCGCGGCGTGGCGTCGGCGATGCTGCGGCTCGACCGCGCCGAGGAGCGTTCGCTGCTGCGTGAAGCCGAGCGGCAGTTGAAGCGCATCGGCATGGAGCAGTACCTGCATGAGCAGGCGGGCAACCTGGCGATGGGGCCGCAGCGGCTGATGGAGATCGCGCGCGCGCTGTGTGCCGATCCGGCGCTCTTGCTGCTCGACGAGCCGGCTGCCGGTCTTCGGCACAAGGAGAAGCAGGCGCTGGTGGAGGTGCTGCGGCAGCTGCGTTCCGAAGGGTTGTCGATCCTTCTCGTCGAGCACGACATGGACCTGGTGATGCAGGTCACGGATCGGATCGTGGTGATGGAGTTCGGGACCAAGCTGATGGAGGGCACGCCTTCTGAGGTGCAGGCGTCGCCGGCTGTTCGTGCGGCTTATCTTGGGACGGAGCACTGAGTGGTCGATGCTCGTTCACTGCGCGTGGCGGCTTGCCGGGATTTCGCCCCGGCGGGCGACCATCTTTTCTTTGCATGCCCAAAGAAAAGAAGGCAAGAGAAAGGGCACCCCGTTCGCTTGGTCCGCCTAGGGCGGACTGCTCTGCGCTGCTCGGTCTTTGTGGGTCGGGCAGAACTCACTCCGCGAGCTTCGCTCGCTGCGTTCAAACAGCTGCCCGAAGTCAGAGGACGAAGCGCGCTATCGCGCGCCCCACAAAGCCCTGCGCTGCTCGACGGCTCTCAAGGGCCCCGGGATACCGCCGCCCGCTTCGCGGGCATCACACTCTCGACTCGCTTCGCCTCGTGCTTGAGCGAAGGTGAGGCGATGCGCAGCGAGCCGTGTCGCGCCGCTTCCCGTGGGTGGCGTCGAGGAGCGCAGGGCTTGAGGGGCGCGCGCGCAAGCGCGCTTCGTGAACTGACTTCGCGCCGCATGTCTGAACGTAGCGGCCAACGGCCGCGAAGTGAGTTCGGCGCGGCCCCTCAAGACCGAGCACCGCAGAGCAGTCCGGCCGCAGGCCGGGCCGCCACCGTCGGGTCGCCTTTCTTTGGTTACTTTCTTTGGCGAAGCAAAGAAAGTAACTCGGCCGCCGGGCCGAGACCCGGCATGCGGCCCACGCAGTGAAACAGGACATCCCATGACAAGCCCCTTGCTGAAAGTCAGCAACCTCCACGCCGCCTACGGCCACGCCGAAGTCCTCCACGGCCTCAGCTTCGAGGCCCAGCGAGGCAGCGTCGTCACCGTCATCGGCCCCAACGGCGCCGGCAAGAGCACCCTGCTCAACGCCCTGATGGGCGTGATGCCCGCCAAAGGCGACATCGCCTACGGCGGCAAGCCCATCGGCAAGCGCAGCCTCGAAGAACGTGTGATGCAAGGCATCGCCCTCGTCCCCGAAACGCGCGCCCTGTTCTCCACCATGCCGGTCGAAGACAACCTCCTCCTCGGCGCCTACCGACACGTGCGCCAGGGCCAGGCGCAGGCGCGCGAGACGATGGAGGAGGTCTTCACCCGCTTCCCGCGTCTCAAGGAGCGCCGCAAGCAACTCGCCGGCACGCTCTCGGGTGGCGAGCGCCAGATGCTGGCCGTCGGCCGCGCGCTGATGAGCAAGCCGCAGCTGTTGATGCTCGACGAGCCCTCCCTCGGCCTCGCGCCGCTGATCGTGAAGGAAGTGTTCAAGACCATCGCCGACCTGCGCGCCACCGGCGTGACCATCCTGCTCGTCGAGCAGAATGCTCGCGCCGCGCTCGACGTGGCCGATCACGGCTACGTGCTCGAGATGGGCGAGATCGCGCTCAGCGGCCCCGCCGCCGACCTGGCCAAGGACCCGCGCGTGATCGACACCTACCTCGGCGCCGCGCGCAAGAAGGCGGAAGCCTGAAGGCTCGGATATGTGGCAGTACCAACCCCCTCTGCGTGACATCCGCTTCGTCATCGAAGAGCTGCTGAACCTGCCCGCGCAGTGGGCGCAGATGCCCGCCTTCGCCGAGGTCGACGCGGCCACTGCGCGACAGGTGGTCGAAGAGGCCGGCAAGTTCGCCGCCGATGTGCTGGCCCCGCTCAATGCGGTGGGCGACCTCGAAGGCTGCACGCTGAAGGACGGCGCCGTCACCACCCCACGCGGCTTTCGCGAGGCCTACCAGGCCTTCGTGCAGGCCGGCTGGCCCGCGCTCGCCTGCGACCCGGCGGTGGGCGGGCAGGGCCTGTCGCAGTCGCTCAACGCGGTGCTGCACGAGATGCTCAACTCGGCCAACCACGCCTGGACCATGTACCCCGGCCTGCTGCCTGGGGCCTACGAGAGCCTGCTGGCGCACGGCACCCCGGCGTTGCGCGAGCAGTACCTGCCGAAGGTGGTGAGCGGCGAGTGGTTGTCCACCATGTGCCTCACCGAAGCCCATGCCGGCTCCGACCTCGGCCTCCTGAAGACACGCGCCGCGCCACAGGCCGATGGAAGCTTCCGCGTGCGCGGCACGAAGATCTTCATCTCGGGCGGCGAACACGACCTCACCGACAACATCGTGCACATGGTGCTCGCCCGCATCGCCGACGCACCGGCTGGCACCAGGGGCCTCTCGCTGTTCCTCGTGCCGAAGGTGATGCCCGATGGCACGCGCAACGCGCTGCGCTGCGATGGCGTGGAAAAGAAGATGGGCATCAAGGGCAGTGCCACCTGCGTGATGAGCTTCGAGGGCGCCACCGGCTGGCTCGTCGGCGAGGCGAACCGGGGCCTCGCCGCCATGTTCGTGATGATGAACGCGGCGCGCCTGCATGTGGCGCTGCAGGGCGTGGGGCATGCCGAGAGTGCCTATCAGAACAGCCTGCGCCATGCGCAGGAGCGCCTGCAGATGCGCGCGCCGGTGCGCGATGCCGCACGCCAGGGCCACGAGGCCGACCCGATCGTGCTGCACCCCGCCGTGCGCCACAACCTGCTGCGCCAGCGTGCGCTGCTGGAAGGCGGCCGGCTGCTGGCCTACGAGACCGCGCACCTGCTCGACGTCGCCGAGCGCCACCCCGATGACGCCGTGCGCCACACCGCGCACGACGAGGTCTCGCTGCTCACGCCGATCTGCAAGGCCTTCCTCACCGACAACGGCAACGCCTCCGCGCAGGCCGCGCAGCAGGTCTACGGCGGCCACGGCTACATCCACGAGGTGGGCGTGGAGCAGTGCGTGCGCGACAGCCGCATCGCGCGCATCTACGA
Protein-coding regions in this window:
- a CDS encoding branched-chain amino acid ABC transporter ATP-binding protein/permease, whose product is MNIRRTSLIVFLLALAVLPLLPVPEFWITQANYIGLYALVALGLVLLTGVAGLTSFGQAAFVGMGAYTTAYLTTAHGFSPWVTVWIGLVITAVFALVLAWVTLRMSGHYLPLATIAWGLSLYYTLGNIDALGKYDGLLGLPAINFFGTELKSGRSFYYLLWVIVVLASFATLHLLDSRIGRALRAVKGGTTMAEAMGVNTFRTKVMAFVIAALFAAVSGWLFAHFQRTVNPSPFGLNKGIEYLFMAVLGGVGHVWGAIVGAGIVKILEEQLQVWLPKLMGSSGNYEVIVFGIALVLVLHYARDGVWAFIEGWLPPVKRKVDWHDAAPLVEQTKPPQGELVLDVKTVRKQFGGLVAVNDVSFQVKAGEIVGLIGPNGAGKSTTFNLVTGVLPATSGEVSFRGQRIDGMASRDIARRGLSRTFQHVKMIPTMTVLENVALGAHLRGSRGVASAMLRLDRAEERSLLREAERQLKRIGMEQYLHEQAGNLAMGPQRLMEIARALCADPALLLLDEPAAGLRHKEKQALVEVLRQLRSEGLSILLVEHDMDLVMQVTDRIVVMEFGTKLMEGTPSEVQASPAVRAAYLGTEH
- a CDS encoding thiolase family protein — its product is MASKGFFGGFDDIWMIDGVRTPMVDYCGELGAVSATDLGIKVAREVLARTGVPAADIGSVIAGNMAPSDFFQFMYPRLVGLYAGVPVEVPAIMVQRICGTGFELFRQAGEQISNGYCDAALVVGAESMTRNPIAAFTHRTGFKLGAPVEFKDFMWEALIDPAPNITMIQTAENLAKKYGITRAEVDAYASRSFARAVAAQEEGFFAGEICAVTPETFKLDGYADRHIELPRKVEKLDRDTHVRPSPLEVLAKLRTVYPGGVQTGGNSSALVDAGAAAVVASGTYVKAHKHKPLARVLAAAAVGVPPEIMGIGPAPAIRLLLERTGLKLDDIGRFEINEAQGAQTLAVAKELGLDQDRLNVHGGAIALGHPLAATGVRLTITVARALRKSGLRYGISSACVGGGQGIALLLENPDAA
- a CDS encoding ABC transporter ATP-binding protein — encoded protein: MTSPLLKVSNLHAAYGHAEVLHGLSFEAQRGSVVTVIGPNGAGKSTLLNALMGVMPAKGDIAYGGKPIGKRSLEERVMQGIALVPETRALFSTMPVEDNLLLGAYRHVRQGQAQARETMEEVFTRFPRLKERRKQLAGTLSGGERQMLAVGRALMSKPQLLMLDEPSLGLAPLIVKEVFKTIADLRATGVTILLVEQNARAALDVADHGYVLEMGEIALSGPAADLAKDPRVIDTYLGAARKKAEA
- a CDS encoding thioesterase family protein, which gives rise to MPRTTTYSVTVQFGDCDPGGIVFFPNFCRWMDAASLTFFMQCGVKPWRTLENERGIVGTPLLEIHTKFHKTATYGDTLTVHTHIDDWRRVAFTQVHRVTRGDELICEGREVRAFVTRDPHDRERLRAIPVPEDIQALCS
- a CDS encoding branched-chain amino acid ABC transporter permease, whose amino-acid sequence is MDFSIASILTLDGVTNGAIYALLALATVLVFAITRVIFIAQGEFVAYGAITLAMLQNGNPVGSFWQRHGDLPGTVWLLLVVALIAVVVDGVRGSRRGLSSSQLLVDAAKTLAVPVLVFAVAWFAGPRGWPLWAQSLFTLAVVTPLGPLVYRLAYEPVADASVLVLLIVSVGVHFALTGLGLVFFGAEGFRNPSFWDERFQIGAMTVSGQAIIIFIASIALMAALFVFFELTLRGKALRATAVNRLGARLMGISTSGAGKLTLGLAAFMGALSGLLIGPTTTVFYDSGFLIGLKGFVAAIFGGLASYPAAVLGALFVGVLESFGSFWASAFKEVIVFTVIIPVLLWRSFLHGHDDEE
- a CDS encoding ABC transporter substrate-binding protein, with the translated sequence MKAFRPLALALATLFAAGAAQADITIGVVLPLTGPGNGLGIPVNNYVKLWPTSIAGEKLNVIVLDDASDPTKGVQNAKKLVTEDKVDLLVGSAVTPVAIAMAGVAAEAQTVQLMMSPANLPAGRDTWSFRLPQSNAVMAHALIEHMKKKGIKQIGFLGYTDAYGEGWLNDFKAESAKLGGPQIVAVERFARPDTSVTAQALKLVAANPPAILVVASGSGAAMPHKGLIERGYKGTIYQTHAAASRDLMRIGGKDVEGSFVVSGPAVAPEQLPDSHPSKKLALDFVQKYEKAYGAGSRNQFGAHGYDAVIVLEKVVPVALKAGKPGTQAFRTALRDAIENMGRTVLSQGVVTYSKDNHWGFTTETGVILKVVKGEWDVEN
- a CDS encoding SDR family NAD(P)-dependent oxidoreductase, with protein sequence MKIQGQAALVTGGASGLGAATARELARRGAKVAILDLNTALGEKVAAEIGGIALKCDITDTYSVTAALDAAEKAHGPARIVMNIAGIGTAKRVVQKDGSPAPLEDFERVIRVNLIGTYNVIRLAAARIVALEALEDGERGVFVNTASAAAFDGQVGQEAYSASKGGLAAMTLPLARDLAQFGVRACTIAPGLFLTPLLAELPQAVQESLAASIPFPKRLGKPEEFGHLAASIVENLSLNGEVIRLDGALRMAAR
- a CDS encoding acyl-CoA dehydrogenase family protein, whose translation is MWQYQPPLRDIRFVIEELLNLPAQWAQMPAFAEVDAATARQVVEEAGKFAADVLAPLNAVGDLEGCTLKDGAVTTPRGFREAYQAFVQAGWPALACDPAVGGQGLSQSLNAVLHEMLNSANHAWTMYPGLLPGAYESLLAHGTPALREQYLPKVVSGEWLSTMCLTEAHAGSDLGLLKTRAAPQADGSFRVRGTKIFISGGEHDLTDNIVHMVLARIADAPAGTRGLSLFLVPKVMPDGTRNALRCDGVEKKMGIKGSATCVMSFEGATGWLVGEANRGLAAMFVMMNAARLHVALQGVGHAESAYQNSLRHAQERLQMRAPVRDAARQGHEADPIVLHPAVRHNLLRQRALLEGGRLLAYETAHLLDVAERHPDDAVRHTAHDEVSLLTPICKAFLTDNGNASAQAAQQVYGGHGYIHEVGVEQCVRDSRIARIYEGTNEIQAIDLLVRKVIADGGVKLGRLIARLQRELPGSDLAARVQPWLANWQQVTQQIVQQAAQDAELPYRVADDYLRLAGLLLLAHGWVRAEAIAAVHTSPFHAAKRETAQYYLDYLLPEASLCLARIRAGQNPLPQLSPASA